A genomic segment from Bradyrhizobium sp. CB1015 encodes:
- the proC gene encoding pyrroline-5-carboxylate reductase: MANNPLQNITGTILLAGAGKMGGAMLTGWLSGGLDPRRVAVIEPHIAPEISALAAKGVVLNPDVKTAGAVETLVVAVKPQMFREAGAKLKPFVSDKTSVVSIMAGTTIASLQEVCGGAVVRAMPNTPAAIGRGITVAVAASNVSAAQRAVADALLRATGSVEWVEDEGLMDAVTAVSGSGPAYVFLLAEELARAGVEAGLPEALATKLARETVAGSGELLHQSELPSSTLRQNVTSPGGTTAAALGVLMGEPGLRELMIRAIAAATQRSKELAK, encoded by the coding sequence ATGGCAAACAACCCCCTCCAAAACATCACGGGCACCATCCTGCTCGCCGGCGCCGGCAAGATGGGCGGTGCGATGCTGACCGGATGGCTTTCGGGCGGACTCGATCCGCGCCGCGTCGCGGTGATCGAGCCGCACATTGCGCCCGAGATCTCCGCGCTGGCCGCCAAGGGGGTCGTGCTCAATCCTGATGTGAAGACCGCAGGCGCTGTCGAGACGCTGGTCGTGGCGGTGAAGCCGCAGATGTTCCGCGAGGCCGGCGCCAAGCTGAAGCCGTTCGTCTCGGACAAGACCTCGGTGGTCTCGATCATGGCGGGCACCACGATCGCCTCGCTCCAGGAGGTCTGCGGCGGCGCCGTGGTGCGCGCAATGCCGAACACGCCGGCCGCGATCGGCCGCGGCATCACCGTCGCTGTCGCGGCGAGCAACGTCAGCGCCGCGCAGCGCGCGGTGGCGGATGCGCTGCTGCGCGCCACCGGCTCGGTCGAGTGGGTCGAGGACGAAGGCCTGATGGACGCGGTCACCGCCGTGTCCGGCTCGGGCCCGGCCTATGTGTTCCTGCTCGCCGAAGAGCTCGCCCGCGCCGGCGTTGAAGCGGGATTGCCCGAAGCGCTGGCGACCAAGCTCGCGCGCGAGACAGTCGCCGGCTCCGGCGAGCTGCTGCACCAGTCGGAGCTGCCGTCGAGCACGCTGCGCCAGAACGTCACCTCGCCCGGCGGCACCACGGCCGCAGCGCTCGGCGTGCTGATGGGCGAGCCGGGATTGCGCGAGCTCATGATCCGCGCCATCGCCGCCGCGACGCAGCGGTCGAAGGAATTGGCGAAGTAA
- a CDS encoding thioesterase family protein, whose protein sequence is MDARDFIKIGMSAERTLVVPVERTVGHFVSGMPFVYATPMMILEMEMTSGDAIRAALQPGWVTVGTEVDIRHLAAARVGATVRTTAKVVAVERRVIRFEVEAFEGTRKLGEGRHARGLVNVEMFNKRLGA, encoded by the coding sequence ATGGACGCACGCGACTTCATTAAGATCGGCATGAGCGCCGAGCGCACGCTGGTGGTCCCGGTGGAGCGCACCGTCGGGCATTTCGTATCAGGCATGCCTTTTGTCTACGCGACGCCGATGATGATCCTGGAGATGGAGATGACATCGGGCGATGCGATCCGCGCCGCGCTTCAGCCGGGCTGGGTCACGGTCGGCACCGAGGTCGACATCCGCCATCTCGCCGCCGCGCGCGTCGGCGCGACCGTGCGGACCACCGCAAAGGTGGTCGCGGTCGAGCGCCGCGTCATCCGCTTCGAGGTCGAGGCGTTCGAGGGCACGCGCAAGCTCGGCGAAGGCCGCCACGCACGCGGACTCGTCAATGTCGAGATGTTCAACAAGCGGCTCGGGGCGTAG
- a CDS encoding tautomerase family protein has translation MPEITISMAEGRTDEQKAGMMRDITQALVKNLGVDADAVVIQINEAPLRHKMKGGKTFVERAAAAKK, from the coding sequence ATGCCTGAGATCACCATCAGCATGGCCGAAGGCCGCACCGACGAGCAGAAGGCCGGCATGATGCGCGACATCACGCAGGCGCTGGTGAAGAATCTCGGCGTCGATGCCGATGCCGTCGTCATCCAGATCAACGAAGCCCCGCTCCGCCACAAGATGAAGGGCGGCAAGACCTTCGTGGAGCGCGCGGCAGCGGCGAAGAAGTAG
- the hisS gene encoding histidine--tRNA ligase, which translates to MAEKPKKPQKLKARLPRGLEDRDPAAIRATREMVEKIRAVYELYGFEPVETPAMEYTDALGKFLPDQDRPNEGVFSFQDDDEQWISLRYDLTAPLARYVAENFDTLPKPYRSYRAGYVFRNEKPGPGRFRQFMQFDADTVGSATPAADAEICMMAADTMEALGIARGQYVVKVNNRKVLDGVLEAIGLAGEENAARRLTVLRAIDKLDKFSADEVRKLLGPGRWDGGEEGKGDFTKGANLSAAEADVVLAITKPREDWKEAIAAAETYLAKSEVGQAGVSELEEIARLVTASGYGADRIKIDPSVVRGLEYYTGPVYEVELLLDTKDEKGRPVRFGSVGGGGRYDGLVSRFRGEPVPATGFSIGVSRLQAALTLLGKLDTRPEFGPVVVTVFDRDRVADYQKMVASLRGAGIRAELYLGNPKNMGNQLKYADRRNSPCVIIQGSDEKARGEVQVKDLIEGAKAAAAIASNQEWRETRPAQFSCSEADLVAKVREVLARHDVSWG; encoded by the coding sequence ATGGCCGAGAAACCCAAAAAACCCCAGAAACTGAAGGCGCGCCTGCCGCGCGGGCTCGAGGATCGCGATCCTGCCGCGATCCGGGCGACGCGCGAGATGGTCGAGAAGATCCGCGCCGTCTACGAGCTCTACGGTTTCGAGCCGGTGGAGACGCCGGCGATGGAATACACCGACGCGCTTGGCAAATTCCTGCCCGACCAGGATCGTCCGAACGAGGGCGTGTTCTCGTTCCAGGACGACGACGAGCAGTGGATCAGCCTGCGCTACGATCTGACCGCGCCGCTCGCCCGCTACGTCGCCGAGAATTTCGACACGCTGCCGAAGCCCTACCGCAGCTACCGTGCCGGCTATGTGTTCCGCAACGAGAAGCCCGGCCCCGGCCGCTTCCGCCAGTTCATGCAGTTCGATGCCGACACGGTCGGCTCGGCGACGCCGGCGGCGGATGCCGAGATCTGCATGATGGCGGCGGATACGATGGAGGCACTCGGGATCGCGCGCGGCCAGTATGTGGTGAAGGTGAACAATCGCAAGGTGCTCGACGGCGTTCTGGAAGCCATTGGCCTCGCGGGTGAGGAAAATGCGGCGCGCAGACTGACCGTGCTGCGCGCGATCGACAAGCTCGACAAGTTTTCCGCGGACGAAGTGCGCAAGCTGCTTGGTCCCGGACGCTGGGACGGCGGCGAGGAAGGCAAGGGCGACTTCACCAAAGGCGCCAATTTGAGCGCGGCGGAAGCCGACGTTGTTCTCGCCATCACCAAGCCGCGCGAGGATTGGAAAGAAGCAATTGCTGCGGCAGAAACCTATCTCGCCAAGAGCGAGGTCGGTCAGGCCGGCGTCAGCGAGCTGGAAGAGATTGCAAGACTGGTCACGGCTTCGGGCTATGGTGCGGACCGCATCAAGATCGATCCCTCCGTCGTGCGCGGCCTCGAATATTACACCGGCCCCGTCTACGAGGTCGAGCTGCTGCTCGACACCAAGGACGAGAAGGGCCGCCCGGTGCGCTTCGGCTCGGTCGGCGGCGGCGGGCGTTATGACGGCCTGGTCTCGCGCTTCCGCGGCGAGCCGGTGCCGGCAACCGGATTCTCGATCGGCGTGTCGCGGCTGCAGGCGGCGCTGACGCTGCTCGGCAAGCTCGACACACGGCCCGAATTCGGCCCCGTCGTCGTCACCGTGTTCGACCGCGACCGCGTCGCCGACTATCAGAAGATGGTCGCAAGCTTGCGAGGTGCCGGCATCCGCGCCGAGCTCTATCTGGGCAATCCCAAGAACATGGGCAACCAGCTCAAATATGCCGACCGCCGCAACTCACCCTGCGTCATCATCCAGGGCTCGGATGAAAAGGCGCGCGGCGAGGTGCAGGTCAAGGACCTGATCGAGGGCGCCAAGGCGGCCGCCGCGATCGCCTCCAATCAGGAATGGCGCGAGACCCGGCCGGCGCAGTTCTCGTGCAGCGAAGCCGATCTCGTCGCCAAGGTGCGCGAGGTCCTGGCCCGCCATGACGTGAGCTGGGGCTAG
- a CDS encoding YegJ family protein: protein MAMKLFQPMKWVVLAAITGVCVFGILTVGPTHEVAAQDRSPIVDVRTGDPEMNAAIARARATLPTFWTSYESPKPSETGHALKVHFTTRKGGEHIWIGELKKQPGGTYSGLFANEPRDLPGKHAGDPVKFTEADISDWMFMRNGKIVGGETIKPLLKSMPKADADALRARMEQP from the coding sequence ATGGCAATGAAACTCTTCCAACCCATGAAATGGGTCGTTCTCGCCGCCATTACCGGCGTTTGCGTTTTCGGCATCCTGACCGTCGGCCCGACGCACGAGGTCGCAGCGCAGGACCGCTCGCCGATCGTCGACGTACGCACCGGCGATCCCGAGATGAACGCGGCGATCGCGCGGGCCCGCGCGACGCTCCCCACCTTCTGGACCTCCTATGAATCGCCAAAGCCGTCCGAGACCGGACACGCCCTGAAGGTGCACTTTACGACCCGCAAGGGCGGCGAGCACATCTGGATCGGCGAGCTGAAGAAGCAGCCCGGCGGGACGTATTCGGGCCTGTTCGCCAACGAGCCGCGCGATCTGCCGGGCAAACACGCAGGCGACCCGGTCAAGTTCACCGAGGCCGACATTTCGGACTGGATGTTCATGCGCAACGGCAAGATCGTCGGCGGCGAAACCATCAAGCCGCTGCTCAAATCCATGCCGAAAGCCGACGCCGACGCGCTCCGCGCGCGGATGGAGCAGCCGTAG